In one window of Ptiloglossa arizonensis isolate GNS036 chromosome 5, iyPtiAriz1_principal, whole genome shotgun sequence DNA:
- the LOC143146966 gene encoding uncharacterized protein LOC143146966, with amino-acid sequence MTDVNSNKVSTESSRRSFEFAKKELRSIVARIEEKGLANRTLKLFHAQSLLRPGGSKVRRRHLWILLILAWILGQFLWNYARAARYDKCLAELPSFTQKIFRPAEDCSICRDVQQVDRISNVVPGTFEERYAYTGRPVVVTDAMTNWTAPNVFSFSFFKSLYEDEGGNCQFFPYKTEFKNLRDVFKMEASRSLLEKGTKPWYVGWSNCDEKVGSVLRQHYQRPYFLPPTAESEKTDWIFMGSHGYGAPMHVDDVEHPSWQAQIKGEKLWMLEPPRECHYTCNRLEVVVHSGEIIVLDTNRWYHQTEIVSDEMSITIGAEYD; translated from the exons ATGACGGACGTGAACAGCAACAAGGTGTCGACAGAGTCCTCGAGAAGGTCCTTCGAATTCGCGAAGAAGGAGTTACGCTCTATAGTGGCTAGAATCGAGGAGAAAGGACTCGCGAACAGGACTTTGAAACTGTTCCATGCGCAGTCCTTGTTAAGGCCAGGAGGATCGAAAGTCCGCAGGAGACACCTGTGGATCCTGCTGATCCTCGCGTGGATTCTGGGCCAATTTTTATGGAATTATGCTCGCGCTGCTCGCTACGACAAG TGTCTGGCAGAGCTACCCTCCTTCACGCAGAAAATTTTCCGCCCCGCGGAGGACTGCTCGATCTGCCGGGACGTTCAACAGGTTGACAGGATATCGAACGTGGTTCCTGGGACTTTCGAGGAACG ttaCGCGTATACGGGGAGGCCTGTAGTGGTCACTGACGCGATGACGAACTGGACTGCTCCAAATGTgttctccttttcgttcttcaaGTCATTGTACGAGGACGAGGGCGGGAATTGTCAATTCTTTCCGTACAAAACCGAATTCAAGAATCTTCGAGATGTTTTCAAAATGGAGGCTAGTCGATCTTTGCTCGAAAAGGGGACGAAACCGTGGTACGTGGGCTG GAGCAACTGCGACGAGAAGGTCGGTAGCGTGCTGAGGCAACATTATCAAAGGCCCTACTTTCTTCCCCCAACCGCAGAGAGCGAGAAAACCGATTGGATTTTCATGGGGAGCCATGGCTACGGAGCTCCCATGCAC GTGGACGACGTGGAGCATCCGTCGTGGCAAGCGCAGATAAAGGGTGAGAAACTGTGGATGCTGGAACCACCGAGGGAATGCCATTACACCTGCAACAGGTTGGAGGTCGTCGTGCATTCTGGAGAAATAA TCGTCCTGGACACCAATCGCTGGTACCACCAAACGGAGATCGTTTCAGACGAGATGAGTATCACCATTGGCGCGGAATACGACTGA